A single region of the Blattabacterium sp. (Cryptocercus kyebangensis) genome encodes:
- the purB gene encoding adenylosuccinate lyase: MKEYKNPLVERYSSKEMLYNFSPKKKFTTWRKLWLALAECQKKLGLNIKEEQINDLKKHLDDIDWNRVSFYEKKFHHDVIAHLYALGEKATIAKPIIHLGATSAFLGDNTDLILLRDGLEIILNKLINVLFRLRNFTLEYHNTPTLAFTHYQPAQLTTVGKRSSLWIQSILMDIEELEFRFQNICFRGVKGTVGTAASFKELFDGNLKKVKYMEKKLSNKFGFQKIFPVTGQTYDRKVDAQILNLLSNISQSSHKFSNDLRLLQNLKEMEEPFDKEQIGSSAMAYKRNPILSERMASLAKYVISLSNSSAIVAATQWLERTLDDSANRRLVIAQSFLATDAILMIWNNVLENIVVYPKMIEKNIYQELPFLITESIIVKSVKNGADRQEIHERIRIHSMKTNSKMKLEGKENDFIKRILNDEKIPINEKEVNQMLDPKNFIGFSSDQALEFIDKKVNPILDRFHRMIDSNRNLKI; the protein is encoded by the coding sequence GTGAAAGAATATAAAAATCCTTTAGTAGAACGATACAGTAGTAAAGAAATGTTATATAATTTTTCTCCCAAAAAAAAATTTACTACCTGGAGAAAACTTTGGCTAGCTTTAGCAGAATGCCAGAAAAAATTAGGTTTAAATATTAAGGAGGAACAAATTAATGATTTAAAAAAACATTTAGATGATATTGATTGGAATAGAGTTTCTTTCTATGAAAAAAAATTCCATCATGATGTCATAGCTCATTTATATGCACTTGGAGAAAAAGCCACTATAGCCAAACCTATTATTCATTTAGGCGCTACAAGTGCTTTTTTAGGAGATAATACAGATCTTATTCTCCTCCGTGATGGATTAGAAATTATCCTTAATAAATTAATTAATGTTCTTTTTCGTCTTAGAAATTTTACCTTAGAATATCATAATACTCCTACATTGGCCTTTACTCATTATCAACCAGCTCAGTTAACTACTGTTGGAAAACGTTCTTCTTTATGGATACAAAGTATCCTAATGGACATAGAAGAATTGGAATTTAGATTTCAAAATATCTGTTTCAGAGGAGTAAAAGGGACTGTAGGAACAGCCGCTAGTTTCAAAGAATTATTTGATGGAAATTTAAAGAAAGTAAAATATATGGAAAAAAAATTATCCAATAAATTTGGATTTCAAAAAATTTTTCCTGTTACAGGTCAAACTTATGATAGAAAAGTAGATGCACAAATATTAAATTTATTATCCAATATTTCTCAATCTTCTCATAAGTTTAGTAATGATTTGCGTTTACTACAAAATTTGAAAGAAATGGAAGAACCATTTGATAAAGAACAAATTGGATCCAGTGCTATGGCTTATAAACGAAATCCAATACTTAGTGAACGTATGGCCTCTTTAGCAAAATATGTAATTTCTCTATCAAATAGTTCAGCTATAGTCGCAGCCACTCAATGGTTGGAACGTACTTTAGATGATTCAGCCAATAGAAGATTGGTGATAGCACAATCTTTCTTAGCTACAGATGCTATTTTAATGATTTGGAATAATGTGTTAGAAAATATTGTAGTATATCCTAAAATGATAGAAAAAAATATCTATCAAGAACTTCCATTTTTAATTACTGAATCTATTATTGTAAAAAGTGTAAAAAATGGAGCAGATAGACAAGAAATTCATGAAAGAATACGAATTCATTCTATGAAAACTAATTCTAAAATGAAATTAGAAGGTAAAGAAAATGATTTTATAAAACGTATTTTAAACGATGAAAAAATACCGATTAATGAAAAAGAAGTCAATCAAATGCTTGATCCTAAAAATTTTATAGGTTTTTCTTCAGATCAAGCTTTAGAATTTATTGATAAAAAAGTAAATCCTATTTTGGATCGATTTCATCGTATGATAGACTCAAATAGAAATCTTAAAATTTAA
- a CDS encoding phosphoribosylformylglycinamidine synthase — MNLRIYIQKKIFFDIYSRKLYQELKDMDISLSEVIIYHIYDIFQIKKEVFIDSLYKIFVDPVTDIYRKKIHLKNPSFSIEYLPGKYDQRADAAMQCIKVIDPISKVFIKTGQLIELIGLNNPEEDIIKIKKHCINPNICKEKNLKEMLFPCFSNRKYVEKKNIKIIEGFIHFTYEEIKKIHKKWNFSIEINDLLFIQKYFSEENRDPKEEELRILDAYWSDHCRHTTFLTTLVNINFDGIFKDTYQSIFNKYLKDRDSIGRSKDPINLMDLSNLPSQILSKKGKLKNYVFSNERNSCIMRIDVDIIGKKKEKWYLLFKNETHNHPTEIDPFGGAATCIGGAIRDPLSGRAFVYQSIRLSGASDPTKTKTLNGKIAQRKICREAAHGYSSYGNQVGVATTHIHEIYHKGYKAKRMEVGMVIGAVPVDSVKQRNPRKGDIILLIGGLTGRDGIGGATESSKRYEYNLKNISYNIQVQKGNPIIERQIQRFFRKKKAISLIKKCNDFGAGGASVAIGELSNSLILHLDKIPIKNTSLDSIEIALSESQERMAVVLDPYDVKKFINLSHEENILSIPIAMITDNERIIFYHQKKEIFNLKSSFLNTGGSNKKKVVQVNSPTSISPFKKSKNITFSKRTFLKTLSKLNIASQKSLVEMFDSTIGGTTILMPFGGKYQMTPSEGSVQKIPVSHGETTTVSLASWGFHPNISTWSPLHGGAYAIVESVSKIVSMGGPYKNIYFSFQEYYQKLGTNPKNWGKPFASLLGAYHAQMAFELASIGGKDSMSGTYKNIHVPPTLIAFGVSIGSSLNIISPEFKKIGNRIYLYNHKPLKNEMPDFDSMKKAYDKVYEGICSGKIVSVKTIKDGGISIAIAKMSFGNRLGVVIHSNNHLLETNIGSLIIESSSSLSEEFILIGEVVSSKNLDFNGISIDIDEAIKNWIKTLTPIFSINNRDLKYTKKNILQKSRKDHKYIPLKWKSIKKVVPRVFIPIFPGTNCEFESIHAFEKEGAIVKTSVFRNLRDKDIIKSIFQMEKYIKSVQIFMLCGGFSAGDEPDGSAKFITSVLHNPYIKDSIEYFLDHDGLILGICNGFQALIKSSLLPYGKINLRNHKSPTLTYNEIGKHISQCVHIKVISDNSPWLKGMKNKIYTIPVSHSEGRFYSSEKMTNLLLRKNQIAALYVDLKGNPTMDFPYNPNGSIGSVEGLLSENGKIYGRMTHPERYNNGLLKNIPNINEHSIFRNAVQYFL; from the coding sequence ATGAATTTAAGAATTTATATACAAAAAAAAATTTTTTTCGACATTTATTCTAGAAAGTTATATCAAGAATTGAAAGATATGGATATATCTTTATCTGAAGTAATTATTTATCATATATACGATATATTTCAAATAAAAAAAGAAGTTTTTATAGATAGCTTATACAAAATTTTTGTAGATCCTGTAACAGATATTTATCGTAAGAAAATACATTTAAAAAATCCATCTTTTTCTATAGAATATTTACCAGGAAAATATGATCAACGTGCTGACGCGGCTATGCAATGTATAAAAGTTATAGATCCTATATCTAAAGTTTTTATAAAAACAGGTCAATTAATTGAATTAATAGGATTGAATAATCCAGAGGAGGATATTATTAAAATCAAAAAACATTGCATAAATCCAAATATTTGTAAGGAAAAAAATCTTAAAGAAATGCTCTTCCCATGTTTTTCCAATAGAAAATATGTAGAGAAAAAGAATATTAAAATCATAGAAGGATTTATTCATTTTACTTATGAAGAAATAAAAAAAATTCATAAAAAATGGAATTTTTCTATAGAAATAAATGATTTGTTGTTCATTCAAAAATACTTTTCTGAAGAAAATCGTGATCCTAAAGAAGAAGAATTACGGATTTTAGATGCTTATTGGTCTGATCATTGTCGTCATACTACTTTTTTGACTACATTGGTGAATATAAATTTTGATGGAATATTTAAAGATACATATCAGAGTATTTTTAACAAATATTTAAAAGATCGTGATTCAATAGGAAGATCAAAAGATCCTATAAATTTGATGGATTTATCTAATCTCCCTTCTCAAATTCTTTCTAAAAAAGGAAAATTGAAAAACTATGTATTTTCTAATGAACGGAATTCTTGTATAATGAGAATAGACGTAGATATTATAGGAAAAAAAAAGGAGAAATGGTATCTTTTATTTAAAAACGAAACCCACAATCATCCTACAGAAATTGATCCTTTTGGTGGGGCTGCTACTTGTATAGGTGGAGCCATTCGTGATCCATTATCCGGTAGAGCGTTTGTTTATCAATCTATTCGATTAAGTGGAGCCTCTGATCCAACTAAAACAAAAACATTGAATGGAAAAATAGCGCAAAGAAAAATATGCCGTGAAGCAGCTCATGGTTATAGTTCTTATGGAAATCAAGTGGGAGTAGCTACTACTCATATACATGAAATTTATCATAAAGGTTATAAAGCTAAAAGGATGGAAGTAGGAATGGTAATTGGAGCCGTTCCAGTAGATTCCGTAAAACAAAGAAATCCAAGGAAAGGAGATATTATTCTTTTAATTGGTGGATTAACAGGAAGAGATGGAATAGGAGGAGCAACGGAATCTTCTAAAAGATATGAATATAATTTAAAAAATATATCTTACAATATTCAAGTACAAAAAGGAAATCCAATAATAGAACGACAAATTCAAAGATTTTTTCGAAAAAAAAAAGCCATATCTTTGATCAAAAAATGCAATGATTTTGGTGCAGGAGGGGCTTCAGTAGCTATAGGGGAATTGAGTAATAGTTTGATCCTTCATTTAGATAAAATCCCAATAAAAAATACATCTTTAGATTCTATAGAAATAGCCCTTTCAGAATCTCAAGAACGTATGGCCGTGGTTTTAGATCCCTATGATGTAAAAAAGTTTATTAACTTATCTCATGAAGAGAATATCCTATCCATTCCTATAGCCATGATTACGGATAATGAACGTATAATTTTTTATCATCAAAAAAAAGAAATATTCAACTTAAAAAGTTCTTTTTTAAATACAGGAGGATCTAATAAAAAAAAAGTTGTTCAGGTCAATTCTCCAACTTCCATTTCTCCTTTTAAAAAATCAAAAAATATTACTTTCAGTAAAAGAACTTTTTTAAAAACTCTTTCTAAATTAAATATTGCCTCTCAAAAAAGTCTAGTAGAAATGTTTGATAGTACTATAGGTGGGACTACCATATTGATGCCTTTTGGAGGAAAGTATCAAATGACTCCATCTGAAGGAAGTGTACAAAAAATTCCTGTTTCACATGGAGAGACAACAACAGTTAGTTTGGCATCTTGGGGGTTCCATCCAAATATATCTACTTGGAGTCCTCTTCATGGAGGGGCTTATGCTATAGTAGAGAGTGTTTCAAAAATTGTTTCTATGGGAGGCCCTTATAAAAATATCTATTTTAGTTTTCAAGAATATTATCAAAAATTAGGAACCAATCCAAAAAATTGGGGAAAACCATTTGCTTCTTTATTAGGTGCTTATCATGCACAAATGGCCTTTGAATTAGCTTCTATTGGAGGAAAAGATAGCATGTCGGGAACATATAAAAATATACACGTACCACCAACATTAATAGCCTTTGGAGTAAGCATAGGTTCATCTTTGAACATTATATCACCTGAGTTTAAAAAAATAGGAAATAGAATATATTTATATAATCATAAACCATTAAAAAATGAAATGCCAGATTTCGATTCTATGAAAAAGGCATACGATAAAGTTTATGAAGGTATTTGTTCCGGAAAAATAGTTTCTGTCAAAACTATAAAAGATGGGGGAATTTCCATTGCTATTGCAAAAATGTCTTTTGGAAATCGTTTAGGTGTTGTTATTCATTCTAATAATCATTTACTCGAAACAAATATAGGTTCATTAATTATAGAATCCTCATCTTCACTTTCAGAAGAGTTCATCTTAATAGGAGAAGTCGTATCCTCTAAAAATTTAGATTTTAATGGAATTTCTATTGATATAGATGAAGCCATCAAAAATTGGATAAAAACTTTAACTCCTATATTTTCTATAAATAATAGAGATCTAAAATATACTAAAAAAAATATACTACAAAAAAGTAGAAAAGACCATAAATATATTCCATTAAAATGGAAATCAATTAAAAAAGTAGTACCACGTGTATTTATTCCAATATTTCCTGGGACAAATTGTGAATTTGAATCAATTCATGCTTTTGAAAAAGAAGGAGCAATAGTAAAAACTTCTGTATTTAGAAATTTAAGGGATAAAGATATTATTAAATCCATATTTCAAATGGAAAAATATATAAAATCTGTACAAATATTTATGCTTTGTGGAGGATTTAGTGCTGGAGACGAACCAGATGGTTCTGCAAAATTTATAACTTCTGTGTTACATAATCCCTATATAAAAGATTCTATTGAATATTTTCTTGATCATGATGGATTAATTTTAGGTATATGTAATGGATTTCAGGCTCTAATAAAATCTAGTTTATTACCTTATGGTAAAATAAATTTGCGTAATCATAAATCTCCAACTCTTACCTATAATGAAATAGGGAAACATATATCCCAATGTGTTCATATAAAAGTGATTTCTGATAACTCTCCATGGTTAAAAGGAATGAAAAATAAAATATATACTATTCCAGTATCTCATAGTGAAGGAAGGTTTTATTCTAGTGAAAAAATGACTAATCTTTTATTAAGAAAAAATCAAATAGCAGCTCTATATGTAGATTTAAAAGGAAATCCTACTATGGATTTTCCTTATAATCCAAATGGATCTATTGGATCAGTGGAAGGATTATTAAGTGAAAATGGAAAAATTTATGGAAGGATGACTCATCCGGAGCGTTATAATAATGGATTATTAAAAAATATACCTAATATTAACGAGCATTCTATTTTTAGAAATGCTGTGCAATATTTTTTATAA
- the surE gene encoding 5'/3'-nucleotidase SurE: MKKKPIILVTNDDGIIAPGIRALVQVMNSLGEVYVVAPNKPKSGVGHAITMDTVLYCDSVQIDNGCQKEWECSGTPVDCVKLAISNILPRKPDICVSGINHGSNSSINIMYSGTISAVIEAGIEGIPSVGFSLLDFDWNADFEPSKKYVCKIVKTILYNPISKGCISLNVNIPKKKIKGIKICRQAEAKWKESFDKRCNPKGRTYYWLIGDFINFDKKSDTDEWALKNGYVSIVPIKFDLTDYPILNILRAWNFILLFICLDPIL; this comes from the coding sequence ATGAAAAAAAAACCAATTATTTTAGTGACAAACGATGATGGAATTATCGCTCCAGGTATTCGAGCTCTTGTTCAGGTTATGAATTCTTTAGGAGAAGTCTATGTTGTTGCTCCAAATAAACCTAAATCTGGAGTAGGACATGCCATAACTATGGATACAGTTTTATATTGTGATTCTGTACAAATAGATAATGGATGTCAAAAAGAATGGGAATGTTCAGGGACGCCTGTTGATTGTGTAAAATTAGCCATTAGTAACATACTTCCAAGAAAACCTGATATTTGTGTTTCTGGAATTAATCATGGATCGAACTCTTCCATAAATATTATGTATTCTGGAACAATTTCTGCAGTAATAGAAGCTGGAATAGAGGGTATTCCATCTGTTGGTTTCTCTCTTTTGGATTTTGATTGGAACGCAGATTTTGAACCATCCAAAAAATATGTATGTAAAATTGTAAAAACAATTCTTTATAATCCTATCTCAAAAGGGTGCATTAGTCTTAATGTAAATATTCCAAAAAAAAAAATAAAAGGAATTAAAATATGCAGGCAGGCAGAAGCGAAATGGAAAGAAAGTTTTGATAAACGTTGTAATCCAAAAGGAAGAACTTATTATTGGTTAATTGGAGATTTCATTAATTTTGATAAAAAATCAGATACGGATGAATGGGCATTAAAAAATGGATACGTTTCTATCGTTCCTATAAAATTTGATTTAACAGATTATCCAATCTTAAATATTTTGAGAGCCTGGAATTTTATATTATTATTTATTTGTTTGGATCCAATATTATGA
- a CDS encoding carboxy terminal-processing peptidase, translating to MIVDFKFKNIIIGFISTFLLSFCSPKGEEENNSIILKKIYKILYFLHPSPIKINNDFSKKVYQKYFENLDFQKRFFLKKDLEYISYYREKIDDYWINGDPIFFNITINRFYQRIKEVENFCFEILKKPFDFNKKEMFVPGEYKYFYPKNKKEWIEEWRKYLKYLTLMEIATSINTKKKIFQNSKKNIWKNLFLNKEKKSRKKVEEDIREYFRKLKMKKKIDWFPMYVNTIISQYDPHTIYFSTKEKENFDLNISGKTEGIGAELQDYKGYATVVKLIVGGPAWKSKRIDIGDKIIRVAKNPNSESKNIIGMLLENSVRLIRGKKGSKVKLTIQKKNGSIEEVIIIRDIIEKEETFAKSVILLDNNKNKYGLIHLPEFYFNPENKNGRNAAKDMKNIIQELKKEKIKGLILDIRNNGGGSLDTVVKISGLFLGKVPIVQVRLSYGKKKIIKNKEDHVLWKGPLVILVNKLSASASEILAASIADYKRGIIVGSDQTYGKGTVQTFYPLNRFLFSKKELGYLKFTMNKFYRVNGSSTQLKGVNSDIVIPDNIPFSIIFMEKDKPNSMIWDRIDSIPYQPWKGKIDLEKIKLKSLNRLKKHQEINTIYKTIQLLEKKFLKKRNFPLNWKDFYYDNLKIKKRNENFQKLKNYLNIYGLRAYPPSYKIISKYKLEKKEWENNLLKDFHIAECVNILRDFNE from the coding sequence ATGATTGTAGATTTTAAATTTAAAAATATAATAATTGGTTTTATTTCTACTTTTTTATTAAGTTTTTGTTCTCCCAAAGGAGAAGAAGAAAATAATAGTATTATACTAAAAAAAATATACAAAATACTTTATTTTTTACACCCTAGTCCTATTAAGATTAATAATGATTTTTCCAAAAAAGTATATCAAAAATATTTTGAAAATTTAGATTTTCAAAAACGTTTTTTTCTTAAGAAAGATCTAGAATATATCTCTTACTATAGAGAAAAAATAGATGATTATTGGATAAATGGAGACCCAATATTTTTTAATATTACGATAAATCGTTTTTATCAAAGAATAAAAGAAGTGGAAAATTTTTGTTTTGAAATTTTAAAAAAACCTTTTGATTTCAATAAAAAAGAAATGTTTGTCCCTGGAGAATATAAATATTTTTATCCTAAAAATAAAAAAGAATGGATAGAAGAATGGAGAAAATATTTAAAATATTTAACTCTTATGGAAATAGCCACTTCAATAAATACAAAGAAAAAGATTTTTCAAAATTCCAAAAAGAATATTTGGAAGAATCTTTTTCTTAATAAAGAAAAGAAATCAAGAAAAAAAGTGGAAGAGGATATCCGGGAATATTTCAGAAAATTAAAAATGAAAAAAAAAATAGACTGGTTTCCTATGTACGTAAATACTATTATATCCCAGTATGATCCTCATACTATTTATTTTTCTACTAAAGAAAAGGAAAATTTTGATCTGAATATATCTGGTAAAACAGAAGGAATTGGTGCTGAATTACAAGATTATAAAGGTTATGCCACTGTTGTAAAACTCATTGTTGGTGGACCTGCATGGAAAAGTAAAAGAATAGATATAGGAGATAAAATTATTCGAGTAGCAAAAAATCCAAATTCAGAATCTAAAAATATTATAGGAATGTTATTAGAAAATTCCGTTCGTCTTATAAGAGGAAAAAAAGGAAGTAAAGTAAAATTAACAATTCAAAAAAAAAATGGTTCTATAGAAGAAGTTATAATTATTAGGGATATTATTGAAAAAGAAGAAACTTTCGCAAAAAGTGTCATATTATTGGATAATAATAAAAATAAATATGGTTTAATTCATTTGCCAGAATTTTATTTTAATCCTGAAAATAAAAATGGAAGAAATGCAGCTAAAGATATGAAAAACATCATTCAAGAATTAAAAAAAGAAAAAATTAAAGGTCTTATTCTTGATATAAGAAACAATGGAGGAGGCTCTTTAGATACTGTTGTTAAAATTTCAGGTTTATTCTTAGGGAAAGTCCCTATAGTACAAGTAAGGCTATCTTATGGAAAGAAGAAGATCATCAAAAACAAAGAGGATCATGTCCTTTGGAAAGGACCACTCGTTATTCTTGTAAACAAATTATCTGCTTCTGCATCAGAGATACTCGCTGCTTCTATAGCAGATTATAAAAGAGGAATCATTGTTGGAAGCGATCAAACATATGGAAAAGGGACTGTTCAAACATTTTATCCATTAAACAGATTTTTATTTTCTAAGAAAGAATTGGGTTATTTAAAATTTACCATGAATAAATTTTATCGCGTAAATGGAAGTTCTACTCAATTAAAAGGCGTAAATTCAGATATAGTTATCCCAGATAATATTCCTTTTTCCATCATTTTTATGGAAAAAGATAAACCAAATTCCATGATATGGGATCGTATTGATTCTATTCCTTATCAACCTTGGAAAGGAAAAATAGATTTGGAAAAAATAAAGTTAAAAAGTCTAAATCGTTTGAAAAAACATCAGGAAATAAATACTATATATAAAACTATACAATTATTAGAAAAAAAATTTCTAAAGAAAAGAAACTTTCCTCTAAATTGGAAAGATTTCTATTATGATAATTTAAAAATAAAAAAAAGGAATGAAAACTTTCAAAAGTTAAAAAATTACTTAAATATATATGGATTGCGAGCTTATCCTCCATCTTATAAAATTATTTCAAAATATAAATTGGAAAAAAAAGAGTGGGAAAATAATTTATTGAAAGACTTTCATATAGCAGAATGTGTGAATATTTTACGGGATTTTAATGAATAA
- the ruvB gene encoding Holliday junction branch migration DNA helicase RuvB, which yields MSTILEVTLNPKKIQEFVGQRDILENLKIFIQAAKKRKESLDHILFHGPPGLGKTTLSHIVANELGVNISVTSGSVLDKPGDLAGLLIHLNLNDVLFIDEIHRLSPIVEEYLYSAMENYKIDIIIDSGSNARSVQIDLSPFTLIGATTRSGLLTAPMRSRFGINFRLTYYQKELLKIIIERSAKILNIPITEESSYEIANRSRGTPRIANSLLRRVRDFAQIKGNGIIDIKICDLGLQALNVDKHGLDEMDNRILTSIIDHFKGGPVGINTIATAVSENSDTIEEVYEPFLIQEGYLVRTPRGRKATRLAYQHLKRDISNNKKF from the coding sequence GTGTCAACTATTTTAGAAGTAACTTTAAATCCAAAAAAAATTCAAGAATTTGTTGGACAACGTGATATTTTAGAAAATTTAAAAATTTTTATTCAAGCCGCTAAAAAAAGAAAAGAATCCTTAGATCATATTCTATTTCATGGTCCTCCAGGATTAGGAAAAACCACTCTTTCTCATATCGTTGCTAATGAATTGGGCGTTAATATCTCTGTAACTTCAGGATCAGTTTTAGATAAACCAGGAGATTTAGCGGGTCTACTCATTCATTTAAATTTAAACGATGTTCTATTTATAGATGAGATTCATCGTCTTTCTCCTATAGTTGAAGAATATTTGTATTCTGCTATGGAAAATTATAAAATTGATATTATAATAGATTCTGGATCTAATGCACGATCAGTTCAAATTGATTTATCTCCTTTTACTTTAATAGGAGCTACAACAAGATCTGGATTATTAACAGCACCTATGCGTTCTAGATTTGGAATTAATTTCCGTTTAACTTATTATCAAAAAGAATTATTAAAAATAATTATAGAACGTAGTGCAAAAATATTAAACATTCCAATAACCGAAGAATCCTCTTATGAAATAGCAAATAGAAGTCGTGGAACTCCACGTATAGCTAACTCTTTACTTCGTAGAGTTCGTGATTTTGCTCAAATAAAAGGGAATGGAATTATAGATATTAAAATATGTGATTTGGGATTACAAGCACTTAATGTAGATAAACATGGATTAGACGAAATGGATAATAGAATTCTTACATCTATTATTGATCACTTTAAAGGAGGTCCTGTTGGAATAAATACTATAGCTACAGCTGTGAGTGAAAATTCCGATACAATAGAAGAAGTATATGAACCTTTTCTTATTCAAGAAGGATATTTAGTACGAACACCTAGAGGAAGAAAAGCAACGAGGTTAGCTTATCAACATCTTAAACGAGATATTTCCAATAATAAAAAATTTTAG
- a CDS encoding adenylosuccinate synthase, whose product MPSNVIVGLQWGDEGKGKITDLLSKNSDYVIRYQGGNNSGHSIHINNRYFILHLIPSGVVYPSIKCIIGPGMVIDPKSLIQEIKEIESIGINTSRVFLAKRAHITMPYHRLLDEYKEESLGSRSIGTTHRGIGPTYEDKIARIGIRLLDFLNLKVFHKKLKDNVDYKNKIITKIYKRDPIYFKFIYEEYIEYAKILSPRIIDSVHEIHYAFHKKKKILFEGAQAMLLDINYGTYPYVTPSSTSTGGVCTGTGIPPHFLKNFIGIAKAYCTRVGYGPFPTEIRNKMSDIIRKKGNEYGSTTKRPRRCGWLDLLSLKYSCMVNGINYLIITKLDVLSELELIKVCIEYQSNGKKIQYFPANIELEEKEVEAIYIDFPGWKKDISHIHEYDDLPKNCKKYVNFIESYLNLDIVLISVGSERSQNIIKNKSSFLKIFS is encoded by the coding sequence ATGCCTTCAAATGTTATTGTTGGTCTCCAATGGGGTGACGAGGGAAAAGGTAAAATCACAGATTTACTTTCTAAAAATTCAGATTATGTAATTCGTTATCAAGGAGGAAATAATTCTGGTCATTCTATTCATATTAATAATCGTTATTTTATTCTTCATTTAATTCCATCTGGAGTAGTTTATCCTTCCATTAAATGTATTATAGGACCTGGAATGGTTATTGACCCTAAATCCTTGATTCAAGAAATCAAAGAAATAGAATCTATAGGAATAAATACCTCTAGAGTTTTTTTGGCAAAACGTGCACATATAACTATGCCTTATCATCGTTTACTAGATGAATATAAAGAAGAATCTTTAGGTTCTAGATCTATTGGGACTACACATCGTGGAATTGGTCCTACTTATGAAGATAAAATAGCCCGTATAGGAATCCGTTTATTAGATTTTTTAAATCTAAAAGTATTTCATAAAAAATTAAAGGATAACGTAGATTATAAAAATAAGATTATTACAAAAATATATAAAAGAGATCCTATTTATTTTAAATTTATATATGAAGAATATATAGAATATGCTAAGATTCTTTCTCCTCGTATTATTGATTCTGTACATGAAATTCATTATGCTTTTCATAAAAAGAAGAAAATTTTATTTGAAGGAGCTCAAGCTATGTTATTAGATATCAATTATGGAACATATCCATATGTCACTCCCTCTTCAACTTCTACAGGAGGTGTATGTACAGGGACGGGGATCCCACCTCATTTTTTGAAAAATTTTATAGGAATAGCAAAAGCTTACTGTACACGTGTAGGATATGGCCCATTTCCTACAGAAATTAGGAATAAAATGAGTGATATAATACGAAAAAAAGGGAATGAATATGGTTCTACTACAAAACGTCCAAGACGATGTGGATGGTTAGACCTTTTATCTCTAAAATATTCCTGTATGGTTAATGGAATTAATTATTTAATCATTACAAAATTGGATGTTTTAAGTGAATTAGAATTAATTAAAGTATGTATAGAATATCAAAGTAATGGAAAAAAAATACAATATTTTCCAGCCAATATAGAATTGGAAGAAAAAGAAGTAGAAGCTATTTATATAGATTTTCCTGGTTGGAAAAAAGATATCTCTCATATACATGAATATGATGATTTACCTAAAAATTGCAAGAAATATGTTAACTTTATAGAAAGTTATTTAAATTTGGATATTGTATTAATTTCTGTAGGATCTGAAAGAAGTCAAAATATTATCAAAAATAAATCTTCCTTTTTAAAAATTTTTTCTTAG